Proteins encoded in a region of the Saccharothrix ecbatanensis genome:
- a CDS encoding NAD-dependent epimerase/dehydratase family protein, giving the protein MRVLLTGGAGFIGSHIADHLTAQDHDVVVLDAYLPQAHRTRPDEARDVTDLDTVKNLLDGVDVVCHQAAVVGHGLDPSDAPLYALNNDLGTAVLLAAMHEKGVKHLVMASSMVVYGEGRYECAEHGVVRAAPRRQADLDQGRYEPPCPHCGNPLEPRLVPEDAPLDPRSTYAASKLAQEHYAAAWARQTGGDVWALRYHNVYGPRMPKNTPYAGVASLFRSALERGEAPTVLEDGRQRRDFVHVTDVARANVLAVHQPGTPGTLTALNVCSGEPHTVGDLATHLADAYGGPKPRIVGGARPADVRHVVADPARARERLGFHAATSFAAGVKQFAADPLR; this is encoded by the coding sequence GTGCGCGTTCTCCTCACCGGCGGGGCCGGGTTCATCGGGTCACACATCGCCGACCACCTGACCGCCCAGGACCACGACGTCGTCGTGCTCGACGCCTACCTCCCCCAGGCCCACCGGACCCGACCGGACGAGGCCCGCGACGTCACCGACCTCGACACGGTGAAAAACCTCCTCGACGGAGTGGACGTGGTCTGCCACCAGGCGGCCGTCGTCGGCCACGGGCTCGACCCGTCCGACGCGCCGCTGTACGCGCTGAACAACGACCTGGGCACCGCCGTGCTGCTCGCCGCGATGCACGAGAAAGGCGTGAAACACCTGGTCATGGCGTCGTCGATGGTCGTGTACGGCGAGGGCCGCTACGAGTGCGCCGAGCACGGCGTCGTCCGGGCCGCGCCACGCCGCCAGGCCGACCTCGACCAGGGCCGCTACGAACCGCCCTGCCCGCACTGCGGCAACCCCCTGGAACCGCGCCTGGTCCCCGAAGACGCCCCACTGGACCCCCGGAGCACCTACGCGGCCAGCAAACTCGCCCAGGAGCACTACGCGGCGGCGTGGGCACGCCAGACGGGCGGCGACGTGTGGGCGCTGAGGTACCACAACGTGTACGGCCCGAGGATGCCCAAGAACACCCCGTACGCGGGCGTGGCGAGCCTGTTCCGCAGCGCGCTCGAACGCGGTGAGGCGCCCACCGTCCTCGAAGACGGCCGGCAGCGACGTGATTTCGTGCACGTCACCGACGTGGCGCGGGCCAACGTCCTGGCCGTCCACCAGCCCGGCACACCCGGCACGCTCACCGCACTGAACGTCTGCTCCGGCGAGCCGCACACCGTCGGCGACCTCGCCACCCACCTCGCGGACGCGTACGGCGGCCCCAAGCCACGGATCGTCGGTGGCGCACGACCGGCCGACGTCCGGCACGTCGTCGCGGACCCGGCCAGGGCACGTGAACGACTCGGCTTCCACGCCGCCACGTCCTTCGCGGCGGGCGTCAAGCAGTTCGCAGCGGACCCCCTGCGCTGA
- a CDS encoding MogA/MoaB family molybdenum cofactor biosynthesis protein produces MERSAQRLGRALVVIVDDRVAHGEHDDSTGPLVTELLEEAGFIVDGTVAVEGEVVGIRAALNTAVIGGVDLVVTVGGTGVSPRDVTPDATQGVLDRPIAGIAEALRASGLAAGAVDAGISRGLVGVSGSTLVVNLAGSRSAVRDGMATLSALVPYVIDQLSGLDEA; encoded by the coding sequence ATGGAACGCAGCGCGCAGCGACTGGGACGCGCCCTTGTCGTGATCGTGGACGACCGGGTGGCGCACGGTGAGCACGACGACAGCACAGGACCGCTGGTCACCGAGTTGCTGGAGGAAGCAGGGTTCATCGTCGACGGGACCGTCGCGGTGGAGGGCGAGGTCGTGGGCATCCGCGCCGCGCTGAACACCGCGGTCATCGGTGGTGTCGACCTCGTCGTCACCGTCGGCGGCACGGGCGTGTCGCCACGCGACGTCACGCCGGACGCCACACAGGGCGTGCTCGACCGGCCGATCGCCGGGATCGCCGAGGCGCTCCGGGCCTCCGGGTTGGCGGCGGGCGCCGTCGACGCGGGCATCTCGCGGGGGCTGGTCGGCGTGTCCGGCAGCACCCTCGTGGTGAACCTGGCCGGCTCGCGTTCGGCCGTGCGTGACGGCATGGCGACGTTGTCGGCGCTGGTGCCCTACGTGATCGACCAACTGTCGGGACTCGACGAAGCGTGA
- the mscL gene encoding large-conductance mechanosensitive channel protein MscL, translated as MIKGFKDFLMRGNVVDLAVAVVIGAAFTSIVTALTSHLINPIIAMFGGSNVNGLAVKLGKSDKTIIDFGAIITAAINFLIVAAVVYFIFVLPMNKLKARRKRGEEAGPSEPTDVELLKEIRDLLASQRQL; from the coding sequence GTGATCAAGGGCTTCAAGGACTTCCTGATGCGCGGCAACGTGGTGGACCTCGCGGTGGCGGTGGTCATCGGCGCGGCGTTCACCAGCATCGTCACCGCACTCACGTCGCACCTGATCAACCCGATCATCGCGATGTTCGGCGGCAGCAACGTCAACGGCCTGGCCGTGAAGCTCGGCAAGAGCGACAAGACGATCATCGACTTCGGCGCGATCATCACCGCGGCGATCAACTTCCTGATCGTCGCGGCGGTCGTCTACTTCATCTTCGTGCTGCCGATGAACAAGCTCAAGGCTCGCCGGAAGCGCGGCGAGGAGGCCGGTCCCTCCGAGCCGACCGACGTCGAACTGCTCAAGGAGATCCGCGACCTGCTCGCCTCCCAGCGGCAGCTCTGA